ATGGCCTTTTCACTTCTTCCCATTCCTTAAGTACCATTTGATCTTGTACTGCGATCAAGGATGTATTAGCAAGAAGATCCTTGATCAATAAACTTCTCATACTGTGTAAAAGGGACTCCACTTCCAAGGTGGGATCTGCAGGATATATATTAGAAGTAGTTTTGACCTGAAGTAGTTACTTCATCTTACTAAAATGAAGTCTGATCAATATGCATATATGTAGGATCATAAAATATTGGGACCAAACGTACATGACTTTGATGATCTTGATCCGGAGTTTTGATTTTTTCATGTTGGACTTCCGGTCCACTTTCTACAAAGGCCGGTGGCTGCTAATTAATTAGTCTCTCAAATCAGCCGCATGTTGTTCTTTAATTTTGtgtagatattattataattaattagtttatatattatatataagagatCAACAGTACTTAATTAGGGCTTAAGTTACTGCATAGTGCATGCGTGCtgtctgtaattttttttttattaaaacaaaatgatatttttcagggacttttataattaaattatgtataattaaataggatattattaaattactattagcatatatacatattttattagGGATCATGCTACTCGGACCGATGTCACTACCGATAATTCAACTGATAAGcgcatttcaatttttttttcttttattaatttttttaatatttattttacaaaaaatacataaactcaataatatttacttatttaatcactaagaaaacaaattataaaaataaaaataaaaatgggttAACCATCAATCATCTATCGGTTCAAACAGCAATATTatcctaattattttattagaggccatgaagaaaagctggaTGCTGCATGGGTTGGTTATAATCTGCTAATTGCATGGGTAGCGGTGAATGCACCCTGCCActctcttaattaattaattaatttgcatatGCCGTAATTTGGGAATTCTCATtataatctaattaattaaacaatTGCCACTTGAATATTTCCGATCCAAATTTCAATGGAAgtacttgatttttttataattaaaaaatgaaataaataaaatgtacgGGCAATTGGCCCGAAGCCTAATGCCGCTAGATCGCTTTAGAATATATGGAGGTTGACCAAATTTAGCAAGAAATTAAACGCAAAAGAAACTAGAATAATCCTCCTTGTCCTTGACCGTTTGAAAACTTACTGTTCATATTACCCTAATTTCGATGGTATCGTCTTGTGATGCAACgcgatttattaaaaaatattaaaaaaattaaaaatataaacacatGATAGGGGTAAAGGAAACTCAAAATTTCAGTCTTCTGTTTTATTCTCTATGTATTTTGCGAAcacatttttagttttaatatactttttgtatttttatttttatttttaataaaccacGTGAGTGCACTAAGTGGTGGTATCACGTCAAGATCATAATCATCTGAGCAATAAGTTTCAGataaataatagtattaattGTATATTGTAGAGTGCTTAATATacacttttattttgttattaattgAATGAAAATGCAACATAATTAACAACTACATCctggtttttatatttttcagtaCTGACGTGTTacactttaattaatattataaattaactacttaatgaaaaaaaacaactatatatatattggagagTCATTTAAATTCTAATAAATAGGCTCAAGAATATAAAGTAAAAAGCTCATATAATGGGCCcaacagaaaaagaaacttaTAGGAACGTACACGTACCTGCATCCGGGCTCACAAGATCATATCGTCCCCAATAAGACTATTATGCATGGTAACCTAGATATATACTGTCGAGGAAATGACGAGATACTCGGGACATTATCCCCCAGGATGTCAAAGCTTTCCTTCGGGGATCATATCCCAAGAATATGGTGATTAGATTTCTGAGatttggaaaaaatatatactatccTTATCAAGTAACAATTCACCCCCATATAAGAGACCAACACCACTTCTAAGTAATATTTCTATATTCTTGACTTAAGCATTTGAGGTGGATTAGACACACCAGGCCCCTTTCTCTTTGTGGTTGCAGGACCTTGATCAGTTGGGGGTGAAAAACGTCATcaacgttatatatatatatatatttatatatataatcacgtACATGTGTCTACTACTCCTGAATGACGACCCCATGCAATCATTAGATATGTGTATATCAATGACAATTATAATTCTACCAAGACGGGATGTATTTTACCAGCTTACTACTCAATGGAGTTAGATTGATTGAGGGGATATAaaatttagagttttgctacatataaatataattacgtattaatttatgtattaatattgatttattgatatttaaaatttaaattaacattatttttaataaaatttattttttaatcaatcatattatattaatatataaattaatatataattatacttatagcTATATGTTTCTTAAGATTTAGAAACGTTACTCTTTCTTATCTTAAACCTCGTTCAAATATCGCATCCTTTGATGTGACATAATTTAAAGTGACTTGCTTGTACACATGTCGACCACTTTATCGTTAAAAGATCATGTCATGACAAAATGCAAATAAAACGAtgatcacaaaaaaaaaaattatttatttgttaattttaacAAGATGATTAATTATAAATGATCttttagttataataaattaatcataaaaacTCGATTTTCTTCTATTTGATCGAGTGATCACGATGCATATATAATGATTTtataactattaaatattaGGTTTGGTTTGGCATAtaagaatttacatctcaattttaaaatttttatctcatcattacaaattttctaaatctatatataaaatataataaataatttaacttttttttaatttttttaaatctcaaaataataataattttaatattttattttaaaattcaaaattctcatatcaaaaTTCTTTACTATCAAACCAAACCTAAATCACAAATTGCCAACTCTAATGCATGAGATCTCATGCATATTACGTATAAGATGGTATGAGTGATCATAAGTAATCTTTcgattaattacttatttatttgaagGAAAATGGTACTGAAAGATATATGGAGTTTAAATCAAATGCAATTATCCATTATCGTTACGAATTATTAGTAGGAAAATGTGTCAGCAGGGCAGTGACGTCTATACAACGAAGCATGCATATGATCATGAAGCCAGGCCTGGCCGgcctgcatgcatatatatacatatatatatacacacatgcatgctggcgatcatatatataatgaattattAACGTATGAAAGCTAGCGCTGGCTGGCTGTAGGGTCCATATATACAGTAAAAAGAGCTCCGCCATGCAAAAACTCTTGTCAGACATATCGCAATATATTAATTCTCGATCCCTTACCCCGTTCGATCCAACTCTATACACATGTATATGGCTTACGCGCATTGTCCCAACCAATTATGCAAATTTTTCCCGTCTCTGACCTCTTAAAAGTTACCATCATCATGTGTGCATGGTCGAAGACATGAACACACTTtacaaaagcaaaataaaaataaaaataataaaaaaaaaactatttgcaaatttttatttggataccCTTTAACTAGTAACGTGGAAGACGTAGAGACATGTCATATCAAAgaataaatagtattttaacttttttaaaactaCAACGAATTTCACAAGCGGAGCATTGATACATTAGATGATTTGGTTATAATagcaaaaatcataaaattaaatagaaatataCATGAAATTAATTGAAAAGTACCTTAATCACATGAGTTATTCTAATTTCAAACCGATTTGTAAAATACACAATACACATCACTTAAATAGTaagatttaattaatttgtaagatttaaattataaattttaattatctttcaaattaaattatgtcttATAATCACTTTACTATGCGTGTTATCCATACCagcttataaataaattatttctaaTGACATTGTAATTGAGTTCATGACATTTACCTTTAGAGACGTGTTAGATTTACAAacaaatcttacaaattaaaataacatgACGTGGTagattagatttactttacagTAAAATGTAGTTTATAATTTGACATACTACATCAAACCACGTTAGTTTATTAGTTTACTTTTGTGAGATTCATTTATAGATGAAGTATTTCTCTCACCTTTATTAATGTTGGTCTTCTATTTTGTGTGTGCAAAAGATGTTAACCAAGCCATATGTACTCTATTTTTACTTTCATCCTTACCTATTCTTTTGCTACATTGAGGTGATCTTCTTTGGACATATTACTAGCTTATTTGGTAATATTCTTTTGCTACATCCTTACCTATTCTATGACTCATTCTTGTTATAGAATATTCCATTGAATGTCTAAACTCATGGGAATTCAAGAGAAAATAATGCACAACCATTAATAAAAATGTGAAGGTTTCTTTTCTAGGTGGAATAATTAAacccaaaaactaaaaaacaaatcAGAAagaatatattgataaataaataaatcaagagAAGTAGCGGGTTACAGCAGGGAAATTTCCAAAGTCTAAAGAACAAAAACCGGAAGAACCGGTGACATAGTGTGGAATGTGGACAGCGAACTTGAAAATACGGACTTACCGACTACCGTACCGTACTCCAGATGAGGACACTTGTCAATCCGTCAGAgtgtaaacaaataaaaaactgTTCGTACTGTTGTGACCGGGAATTTAGTTCGCTCGTCGTCCATGTGGACACGTGTCATCATAAATCTCATGACTACGGTAGAATAAAAAAATCCGACGTGGCAGAATTGGTCCcccccagagagagagagagaagagagaaggtCCGATCCGAACCGGCCCGAAATAATGTCAGAGGCCACAGGGAGGTGTGGGGTCCGGCACGTGAGCGACCGACGGAATTGACACGTGTGAGCGGTGGGGATAGCGAGACAGACTAATCAGTTGCTGGCGGTTAGTGTGGTGAACGGGTGGTTTAATTAACTTAACCATGGTTAATTAGAGACTGAAGCATTTTTCCCCCTTTTCTTTTCGCTATAAAAAGAACGGCACCTCCTTGGCTCCTCTGTCTACTACTCCTCCCTccgtttcttttttctttctttatttttcagagGGAGAAGTCGGGAGGAAAATTGCATTTAGTatcagagagagggagaaagggagagagagaaggagagaagAGAGCAACAATGGCGGTGTCTTTGAGACGGTTCTCCGTAGGCTCATTGCTGGTTCTAACGCTGCTTTTTATAAGCGTGAAGGCCTCCGACGAGAAGGATCATGATCAGCTAGCACAGTCAAGGTTTGTTCGCTCGAAAATGTcgtttttttcatttctttctttaactATGTTTGCCTGCTTTCTCAAAATTCCTGATCATGCTTTATCACAATCACAAACTTTTGCCGAGAATGTGAATGCGTTTTAATCTCGTAGCAATGGAGCCCTGTACGTCTTCGCGTTTACCAATTTAGATCCctgttttatgttttaaaaaggtACCGTTTCTGACGGGAAGCTTCGATTAATTTCTTCCACCTTCTTCGTTTTGGCAGTGACAGGCTTGCAGAGGCACAGGAGTTGCAGAGCTCCAACAATGCGCCAATGGCGAACAGGTCAGTAGCAGAGTAGCTAACTATCTAGCACTCGGTCGGTACTGAGAAGTGAGAAGTCAGCTTTAGTTTTAGATCTTCAGCTGCACTCTTACCACTGATCGATCCTGTTACAGTTAGAAATATCAGAATAATCTGGACCGTTCCAGATTGGatctgaaaaaattgaaaaaatcagaGCCGTTCTTACGTTCGATACGtcgttttagtttttatatatctGTACATTGCGTTAAACCTGTCTCACATGTTTCTCAAACCATGTGAAAGTCTTCTTATACGTCCTTTTCAGTTTTTACATACACTGCAAACTTAACCGTCTTCTTTCCTTTGAACATGTGCTGGCGTCCcccgagttttttttttttttctccttactGTGTGATAATTTCCTCACGTCACAAAATATCATTTCGTTAAAACGATCTGATCATGACACGGCGCCGTTCCGTGCTCCCCATTCATGTCGAGTGAAACTCAGTTCTAGATCATGATAAGAAAAACGTTGCCGTCTTAATCTCTGATCGATGTCTAAAGTTGGAGATGTTACACTcctattggtttttttttttttttttttttttttttttttttttttcaggtcgGAGGTTGGCTGGAATGAGCACGCTGTGCATGATCCAGAGGAGGTAGCTTCTATGGTTGAACTGTATGTCTCaatccttctctctcttttttctctgaTCTGTCGTTCCTGATCTCATAAATATGagtttttttgttcatttaatTTCCAATTGTTTTTCCCCCTGGAGTCGCATTGAAGATGGCTCACATGATATTCACTTTAGAATAATAACCAGaatttcttttatctttcttgttttaaaaaagaaaacgcACATGCATGGTTCTGGATATAATATTCAGTTCTCATTACTCAACTTCTCATGAGATCACATGTAGTATTTAAAGATTGTCCTTTTTACCGCTCCCATGTGGGTCGAATCCTTCACGGTCAAACGTGTCTCCATACGGTAGGAGGAAAAAGATACATGCCTGTTGGATCGGGTTTTTCATTTTCGTGGGTTGGTGGGAAGagcggatatatatatatatatatatatatttatatataatatattaatcctTGTCTTTTTTGTCGAAtgactcatcatcatcatcatagaTTGATACGCCAATAAGCATTTCGCAGATCAGCAAcctttattttttaagagatcTGGGAGTACTAGAATAAGTAGATATGATATGGATATTCCTTTTAGGTTATTTTACTCACCTGTATGGAAGTCGAACTTTACGTTTCTTAGGAATCAACCTCCTGCATGTTCTCTGCAGCTGAAAGTCTGATCTTCACtgctcaaagaaaaaaagaaaaaaaaaagcctgaTCTTCTCTTCTCTCTAATAATCTCCATGCCAGCTTTACCCACATGCACATGTCTAGAGAGATCCGCCCGTCACGCTCATTATCTAcatgagttttgtttttttctcttcctctaaCCCAAGTATATTTCTTTGGTACCTTACCTTATAATGGTCCCTTCAATTGCTTTTATTAAAGCCATTGCTTGACGGTATGTGAAAACTCGATCCCTTATCTAAACGtacgtttatatatatttctagcGAGAGTAACATCAATTAATAtgctacttatatatatatataacatatggcATATGGTGACAAAATAAAGTAGTTCATGCTGCTGCCTCTTCTTTCATTATTGGATTGTGGGAGATCTTGCATGGATTTTGTTACTGCGGTCTTTCCGTGCCAGATCTTCCAAATGCCCCCAACCAACCGCAATCTTATTGCTTGGACGTCAATTTTGATTTACTCATATGTTCCAAAATGCTTGGTTTCTAAAAGTGGGAATCCAATGCTTTATGTAATCATGAATTCTGCCCTTTGAACTCTTATCATCCATTTAACAGTAGTACGATTATTTTGTCTTACCTAGAAGTGAATTAGCTAGCATTACAGAAAATCACCCATCACATTGCTCATTATTTCATGTAGTGGGTTTGTCCGGATTCCAAAATTGGTGGGGTAGGCTACTGAAAATTTTGCCCCTTTTTCCAGCCTGTAAGAGTCATAAGATCAGCTCATGACCAGGAATCACACATCGTGTCTCAATTTTACTCTTTCGGGTAAATGACACACAGATCTGGTTTCAAACAGGCCGAAACGCTTTGAGGCAGATATATAATTCCCCACTTGATCCAGCGGCTGCAGCAAGTGACAgaagaactatatatatatatatatgtatgtgtgtgtttgtgtgttaATCAATGAGATCCTCATGACCTTATTAAATGAGCCATTTTTATTAAAGTCAGTCCCACCGACACATTGAGTACTAGACAAGTATTAGTTCGAGCTTGCATTTATTTCCTGTAGCGAAGCACATGTagtcaaataaaacaaaacaaaataaagaaccTAATCCGTCCGTAGAACCGTAACCATCAATCCGTAACACATCCTACATTTTTATCACATGGCCTACTTAAAACTGTGGGACGATATTGCAACAATATTGTTGTCTCACATTTATGAAATTCTCGCCTTCACATGCTTATTTGGTGAtgatttttacttgatgaaatTTATGCCTAGTATGGTTACACAgttaaaatattaagatgagataaaaagatCACAGGAAGTcattagaatataatatatatgtgatgGCAATTAACTAACATCAATATTATGTGTTTCAAACTTTCTCAGGAGCATTCGTAATAGCACAGAAAGGAGGAATTTGGGATATTTTTCGTGTGGAACTGGGAACCCAATTGATGACTGTTGGCGCTGTGATAGACAGTGGTACCTACACCGAAAGCGCCTTGCGAATTGTGCCATTGGATTTGGACGCAATGCCGTTGGCGGACGCGATGGAAAATACTATGTTGTTAATGATCCCAGCGATAATGACCCCGTTAATCCCAGACCGGGCACGCTCCGCCACGCAGTCATTCAGGACAGGCCATTGTGGATTGTGTTCAAGAGGGACATGGTGATCAGACTTAAGCAGGAGCTGATCATGAACAGCTTTAAGACCATTGATGGTCGTGGTGCCAATGTCCACATTGCTTATGGGGCTTGCATCACTATCCAATTCATAACCAATGTCATTATCCACGGTCTACATATCCACGATTGCAAGCCGACTGGCAATGCCATGGTTCGGAGCTCGCCAAGCCATTTTGGGTGGAGAACAATGGCTGATGGGGATGCCGTTTCCATCTTTGG
The genomic region above belongs to Carya illinoinensis cultivar Pawnee chromosome 4, C.illinoinensisPawnee_v1, whole genome shotgun sequence and contains:
- the LOC122307726 gene encoding probable pectate lyase 8 → MAVSLRRFSVGSLLVLTLLFISVKASDEKDHDQLAQSSDRLAEAQELQSSNNAPMANRSEVGWNEHAVHDPEEVASMVELSIRNSTERRNLGYFSCGTGNPIDDCWRCDRQWYLHRKRLANCAIGFGRNAVGGRDGKYYVVNDPSDNDPVNPRPGTLRHAVIQDRPLWIVFKRDMVIRLKQELIMNSFKTIDGRGANVHIAYGACITIQFITNVIIHGLHIHDCKPTGNAMVRSSPSHFGWRTMADGDAVSIFGSSHIWVDHNSLSNCADGLVDAIMGSTAITISNNYFTHHNEVMLLGHSDTYTRDKQMQVTIAYNHFGEGLIQRMPRCRHGYFHVVNNDYTHWEMYAIGGSAEPTINSQGNRYLAPANNFAKEVTKRVTFDGAWKHWNWRSEGDLLLNGAFFTPSGAGASASYARASSLGAKSSSMVGALTSGAGVLSCRRGSQC